The genomic region CGGCGTTGCTGCTGCGGCGACTGCCGGGCCGCACCCAGGCCATCGGGCTGGTCGTGGGCTTCTTCGGGATCCTGGCGATCTCGCTGCCGGAGCTCCCGGTCGGCGCCACACGCACCGGCACGGCGGAGACCGCGCTCGGCACCGGTCTGGTCTTCGTCGCGATCGTGCTGTACGGGCTGTCGGCGAACCTCGCCGTACCGCTGCAACAGCGTTACGGCGCCCTGCCGGTGCTGCTTCGCGCGCAGCTGGCCGCGCTGGTGGTGATCGCCCCCTTCGGCGTCGCCGCGATCGGCCCCTCGCGTTGGGACCCGATGGCTGCGCTGGCGATGCTGCCGCTCGGGCTGCTCGGCACCGGGCTGGCCTTCGTGCTCATGGCCACCCTGGTCGGCCGCGTCGGTGGCCCGCGCGGGTCGGTGGCGGTCTACTTCGTGCCGGTCGTCGCCATCGCCGCGGGCATGCTCTTCCGCGCGGAGCAGGTCCATCCACTGGCGCTGCTCGGCACGCTGCTGGTCCTCGCGGGAGCGTGGATCACCTCGCGGCGCGAACCCCTTCCGCCCGCGCCGCTCGGACGCGGCTAGGCCGACTGGGGGCCACGGTCCTGCAACGCCTGCTCGACGCGCCGGGTCTTGTACGCCAGCGAGTGCTCGTGGCCCGCACCGGGATGGTGGTCGAGCTTCATCACCAACGAGACCCGTGGCGCGTAGCGCTCGCAGATGTCGATGCATTCCTTGAGCAGGGCCTGGATCTCGTCCCATTCACCCTCGACGTTGGTGAACATCGCGTTGGTCTCGTTGGGCAGACCACTGGCTCGGATGGCGGCGACACACTCGGCGACGGCATCGCCGACGTGGTTCTGCTCGCCGACGGGAGCGACGGAGAAGGCGACGATCACGGGATG from Egicoccus sp. AB-alg6-2 harbors:
- a CDS encoding MTH1187 family thiamine-binding protein; amino-acid sequence: MIVAFSVAPVGEQNHVGDAVAECVAAIRASGLPNETNAMFTNVEGEWDEIQALLKECIDICERYAPRVSLVMKLDHHPGAGHEHSLAYKTRRVEQALQDRGPQSA
- a CDS encoding DMT family transporter; the protein is MVTPGPSSPARNRLLATSSGTNLDAFGTSEWGLLAAVATIWGTSFLFVAIGLEAFEPGLITLARVGLGAAALALVPAARRTAIAREDLPRVALLGVIWMGIPLLLFPVAQQWIDSSVAGMVNGAMPLTTAMWSALLLRRLPGRTQAIGLVVGFFGILAISLPELPVGATRTGTAETALGTGLVFVAIVLYGLSANLAVPLQQRYGALPVLLRAQLAALVVIAPFGVAAIGPSRWDPMAALAMLPLGLLGTGLAFVLMATLVGRVGGPRGSVAVYFVPVVAIAAGMLFRAEQVHPLALLGTLLVLAGAWITSRREPLPPAPLGRG